The following are encoded in a window of Castanea sativa cultivar Marrone di Chiusa Pesio chromosome 9, ASM4071231v1 genomic DNA:
- the LOC142608811 gene encoding uncharacterized protein LOC142608811 encodes MSDGDRIDALVGDRIRGEPRNATEDEEVRNFDKLEEDAKRELYPGYTDYSILKFVIEMLNVKVMTNLSNKGLDMMLELLTKVLPKGNLVPSSTYEAKKILRDLGMSYKHIDVCKNDCALFWKENENLDKCLVCEAPRYKDTRGQGQRAKDMRWYIDKRVDNGIMRHPADSEEWKEFDLQHPDFALEPRNVRLGLVTDGFNPFGNMNNNYSMWLVILIPYNLPPWLVMKEPYFMLSLLIPSPHQSGNEIDIYLKPLVDELKELWEKGVETYDAYRKEHFQMRATLLWTIHDYPGFGNVSGWRTKGYHSCYTCNDEPYSEALESKIGYINHRAYLPMEHHWRHSRLHNGLSKKRKRSLELQVEKIQEKLDRMPNIILGKHPSNKKRQLIGEPNWSKVSILYKLPYWKNKKLKHNIDVMHVEKNISESTYGTLLGIEGKSKDTNKARIDLQNMNFRHTLHLKRRPDGSYDKPRAFFSLSPNERDGFYDFLKLVKYPDGYAANISRSVNAKNGRLSGNFFQDLCLRTLKRSELEKLEERIVLILCKLERFFPLAFFDVMVHLTVHLPREAILGGSVQYRWMYPIERYLGKLKRYVCNRARPEGSIAEAYILKECINNWPLYIDGIETVHNQRERNEDFGESSEGLIVFSQTAQLTGGRRNDGNLSCALLDTAHWYLLYNSPELEPYLNEHKSTLHNPTGEAITQIQRQEFPKWFREHMNRLKVSESPEATKQLWSLANGPKPYVKEYTV; translated from the exons ATGTCGGATGGTGATCGTATCGATGCCTTGGTAGGTGACCGAATTAGAGGGGAACCAAGAAATGCAACCGAAGATGAGGAAGTGCGTAATTTTGacaaacttgaggaagatgcaaAGCGTGAGTTGTATCCGGGTTACACTGATTATAGTATCTTGAAGTTTGTTATTGAGATGTTGAATGTAAAGGTAATGACCAACTTGAGTAATAAGGGACTTGATATGATGCTAGAATTGCTAACAAAAGTTTTACCGAAAGGTAACTTGGTTCCAAGCTCAACTTATGAAGCAAAGAAGATATTACGTGACTTGGGCATGTCATACAAGCATATAGATGTATGCAAAAATGATTGTGCactattttggaaggaaaatgaaaaccttgATAAATGTCTGGTGTGTGAGGCACCTAGGTACAAGGATACACGTGGCCAAg GCCAAAGAGCTAAGGACATGAGATGGTATATAGACAAACGCGTGGACAATGGGATAATGAGGCATCCGGCTGATAGTGAGGAGTGGAAGGAGTTTGATTTGCAACATCCTGATTTTGCCCTCGAACCTCGCAATGTAAGGTTGGGGTTGGTTACAGATGGATTTAACCCTTTTGGGAATATGAACAACAACTATAGTATGTGGCTTGTCATACTTATCCCCTATAACCTACCGCCTTGGTTGGTTATGAAGGAGCCATATTTTATGTTGTCATTGCTTATTCCTAGTCCTCATCAATCAGGAAATGAGATTGATATTTACTTGAAACCATTGGTCGATGAGTTGAAGGAGTTATGGGAAAAAGGTGTAGAAACTTATGATGCTTATAGAAAAGAGCATTTTCAGATGCGTGCAACTTTGTTGTGGACAATACATGATTATCCTGGATTTGGTAATGTGTCTGGGTGGAGGACAAAGGGTTATCATTCTTGTTACACTTGCAACGATGAACCATATTCAGAAGCTTTAGAAAGTAAAATTGGATACATTAACCATCGAGCTTATTTGCCTATGGAACATCATTGGAGACATAGTCGGTTGCATAATGGTTTATCGAAGAAACGGAAGAGATCTTTAGAGTTACAGGTGGAAAAGATACAAGAAAAGCTAGATAGAatgccaaatataattttaggaaaacaTCCAAGTAACAAGAAGAGACAACTCATTGGGGAGCCAAATTGGTCAAAGGTAAGTATTTTGTACAAGCTTCCATACTGGAAAAATAAGAAGCTTAAGCACAACATTGATGTCATGCATGTGGAGAAGAACATTAGTGAGAGTACTTATGGTACTTTGTTGGGCATTGAGGGGAAAAGCAAGGACACCAACAAGGCACGAATAGACTTGCAAAACATGAACTTTAGGCACACGTTGCATTTGAAACGACGTCCTGATGGATCATATGACAAGCCTCgggctttcttttcattaagcCCAAATGAAAGGGATGGTTTTTATGACTTTTTGAAATTAGTCAAGTATCCGGATGGTTATGCAGCCAACATATCAAGGTCAGTGAATGcaaaaaatggtagattatCTG GCAACTTCTTCCAAGACTTATGCTTAAGGACCCTAAAGCGAAGTGAATTGGAGAAACTAGAAGAACGTATAGTTCTTATACTATGCAAGCTTGAGAGGTTCTTTCCTCTAGCATTCTTTGATGTTATGGTCCACCTTACTGTTCACTTGCCTCGAGAAGCAATTCTAGGAGGCTCGGTACAATATCGGTGGATGTACCCAATTGAAAG GTaccttggaaaattgaaaagatacgTTTGCAACCGAGCTCGACCAGAAGGTTCGATTGCAGAGGCTTACATTCTCAAAGAATGTATTAACAATTGGCCTTTGTATATTGATGGGATCGAAACTGTGCATaatcaaagagaaagaaatgaagattttggtgaATCTAGCGAaggattgatagttttttcacaAACTGCCCAACTTACAGGTGGTAGGCGGAATGATGGCAACTTGTCTTGTGCATTGCTTGATACTGCTCATTGGTACTTGTTGTACAATAGTCCTGAGTTAGAGCCTtatttaaa